The proteins below are encoded in one region of Methanosarcina barkeri 3:
- a CDS encoding PGF-pre-PGF domain-containing protein: MKWPELKFVVILLLALTLVTVPASACSAERTFSSISVSPNQEFKVTVNVANYGAAGQVLEKLPAGFTLVSSTLPERAVTVNDGNEVSFLLMTETSFSYTLKAPETTGTYKIVGLLRDINKTESTILPADCSITVSNNVPPPEDDDDDSGGGGGGGGGGGGGASAEPQSNVAAKELSKKSVNSGERVRFEFPQGATCIRYVEFDAKKTMGKVTTIVEMLKEQSKLVSSLPEGTIYKNVNIWVGSGGIANSNNIANAVVGFRVEKNWLKNCGADNTSVTLWNYNNKAWSKLETKVVGGDDTYVFFESKTPGFGPFTIVVPSKSTELKPSKETDTTTPTTEKNVSNPAADEEKPSGKSSIPGFESAVAIGVIGAVYRILRRR; this comes from the coding sequence ATGAAATGGCCTGAGTTAAAATTTGTTGTTATACTGCTCCTGGCCCTAACTTTAGTTACTGTTCCGGCTTCTGCATGCAGTGCAGAAAGGACTTTCTCTTCTATTTCAGTTAGTCCCAATCAGGAGTTCAAGGTAACAGTCAATGTAGCTAATTATGGTGCTGCCGGGCAGGTACTTGAAAAGCTTCCTGCTGGCTTTACACTTGTTAGTTCTACCCTGCCTGAAAGAGCTGTAACTGTAAATGATGGCAACGAAGTTTCTTTCCTGCTCATGACTGAAACGAGTTTCAGTTACACCCTGAAAGCTCCGGAAACGACCGGTACGTACAAAATTGTAGGACTTCTAAGAGACATCAATAAAACCGAATCTACGATCCTTCCTGCAGACTGTTCCATCACTGTCAGTAATAACGTCCCCCCCCCAGAAGATGACGACGACGATTCTGGTGGAGGCGGCGGAGGCGGCGGAGGCGGTGGAGGCGGCGCTTCTGCCGAGCCTCAGAGCAATGTCGCGGCCAAAGAACTGTCTAAGAAATCTGTTAACTCCGGGGAGCGCGTAAGATTCGAGTTCCCACAGGGTGCAACCTGCATAAGATATGTGGAGTTTGATGCCAAAAAGACTATGGGAAAAGTAACTACTATTGTCGAAATGCTGAAAGAACAGTCTAAGCTGGTTTCGAGCCTGCCGGAAGGTACGATTTATAAGAACGTGAACATCTGGGTAGGTTCCGGAGGAATTGCAAATTCAAATAATATCGCAAACGCAGTTGTAGGCTTCAGAGTTGAAAAGAACTGGCTTAAGAATTGCGGAGCTGATAATACGTCTGTAACTCTCTGGAACTATAATAACAAAGCCTGGAGCAAACTTGAAACCAAAGTGGTTGGTGGTGACGACACCTATGTCTTCTTTGAGTCCAAGACTCCGGGTTTCGGACCCTTCACAATTGTAGTACCCAGTAAAAGTACGGAACTGAAACCTTCAAAAGAAACAGACACCACTACTCCAACCACAGAAAAAAATGTATCGAACCCTGCAGCTGATGAAGAGAAACCTTCTGGCAAGAGTTCTATTCCGGGTTTTGAGTCCGCAGTAGCAATCGGAGTCATTGGTGCTGTATATCGGATTCTGAGAAGAAGGTAA